One part of the Alistipes onderdonkii genome encodes these proteins:
- a CDS encoding outer membrane beta-barrel protein, whose translation MKKIIFLLLVFAASFASAPKVSAQDSGWWLGGRIGYWHNKIDGVSSNSFALAPEFGYDINSKWSVAGVLGFDYAKVGGTSANVFVIEPYARYKYFNKGSFTLFVDGGLGVAVGDSDGVKVGFTPGVAFKISDRFSLLTTIGFLGYKHNYYNGGGDGFGFDLKSSDLRFGFFYAF comes from the coding sequence ATGAAAAAGATCATTTTTTTACTGCTTGTTTTTGCCGCGAGTTTTGCATCTGCACCAAAAGTTTCAGCTCAAGACAGCGGCTGGTGGCTCGGCGGACGTATCGGCTACTGGCACAACAAAATCGACGGCGTGTCGTCGAACAGTTTCGCACTGGCTCCGGAATTCGGCTACGATATCAATTCGAAGTGGAGCGTGGCCGGTGTTCTCGGCTTCGACTACGCGAAAGTCGGCGGCACGAGCGCCAATGTCTTCGTTATCGAACCCTACGCCCGGTACAAATATTTCAACAAAGGATCGTTCACACTCTTCGTGGACGGCGGACTGGGCGTTGCCGTTGGTGACAGTGACGGTGTCAAAGTCGGTTTTACGCCGGGGGTAGCCTTCAAGATCTCGGATCGCTTTAGCCTGCTGACGACCATCGGATTCTTGGGTTACAAGCATAATTACTACAATGGCGGCGGAGATGGCTTCGGCTTCGACCTGAAATCGTCAGACCTGAGATTTGGCTTCTTTTACGCATTTTGA
- a CDS encoding META domain-containing protein, producing MIGWIYDNGEKFFISLLICGGFLVVHTGLLFVSRIEGRKLSSADAPTASRGSSLPLVGTQWYLREMGGKTREMLGADSAAFTLVLSDSANLVAGSGAGNRFFGEYRCDLNMLSIRVQGRTQMFCPRLDSEDRYLRMLDSVKSYCIHADTLRLYDCHDREFAVFIGR from the coding sequence TTGATTGGATGGATCTATGATAATGGTGAAAAATTCTTCATATCTCTACTGATTTGTGGCGGTTTTTTAGTTGTCCATACCGGACTTTTATTTGTTTCCCGTATTGAAGGTCGCAAGTTGTCGAGCGCAGATGCGCCCACGGCATCTCGAGGCTCTTCACTGCCGCTTGTCGGCACCCAATGGTATCTCCGGGAGATGGGCGGTAAGACGCGGGAAATGCTTGGAGCCGACAGTGCGGCCTTTACCCTCGTATTGTCGGATTCGGCGAATCTCGTGGCCGGCAGTGGTGCTGGTAACCGTTTCTTCGGTGAATATAGGTGTGATTTGAATATGTTGTCGATCCGCGTACAGGGGCGTACACAGATGTTCTGTCCAAGACTCGACTCCGAAGACCGTTACCTTCGGATGCTCGACAGCGTGAAATCATATTGCATTCATGCGGATACGCTTCGCCTGTACGATTGCCATGACCGGGAGTTCGCAGTCTTTATCGGCAGATGA